The following are encoded in a window of Vigna unguiculata cultivar IT97K-499-35 chromosome 8, ASM411807v1, whole genome shotgun sequence genomic DNA:
- the LOC114194420 gene encoding inositol 3-kinase isoform X1: protein MVTDSKATPRRGLLVGNYCHDVLHRDGRVSAETLGGAASFISVILDALSLPFHTVSKVGPEFAYAAATSLHPPLTIPTSRTTLFHAHFGSGNPDRLLNRVISCDPIRPDDLPVQIRFAFGLAVGVGGEILPETLEKMLEICDIVFVDIQGLIRRFGPSDGRVSHVTLSESGFLHLLPRVAFLKASADEASFIDVEEARRCCCVVVTHGKDGCEVFSEKDAIRAAPFKAYQVDPTGAGDCFLGGFAAGIVRGLSVPDAALLGNFFGSLAVAQVGPLKLDSTLVQMIKDEMQKRKVQDIPCLESRDAWKEHEQDQFHASLVAVKDIIMCQSEESGQVLLTSHKVLEQTNVKAVDGKP, encoded by the exons ATGGTCACGGACTCCAAAGCCACTCCCCGCCGCGGCCTCCTCGTCGGCAACTACTGCCACGACGTCCTCCACCGCGACGGCCGCGTCTCCGCCGAGACCCTGGGCGGGGCTGCCTCCTTCATCTCCGTCATCCTCGACGCCCTCTCTCTCCCCTTCCACACCGTTTCAAAGGTGGGTCCGGAATTTGCCTACGCCGCCGCTACATCCTTGCACCCACCATTAACGATCCCCACATCGCGAACCACCCTCTTCCACGCCCACTTCGGTTCGGGAAACCCGGACCGTCTCCTGAACCGCGTAATTTCCTGCGACCCCATCCGACCGGACGACCTCCCGGTCCAGATCCGGTTCGCGTTCGGCCTGGCAGTCGGGGTCGGCGGGGAGATTCTGCCGGAGACTCTTGAGAAGATGCTCGAGATCTGCGACATCGTGTTCGTCGACATTCAGGGTTTGATTCGCAGGTTCGGTCCCTCCGACGGTCGCGTTAGCCACGTGACGCTCAGCGAGAGCGGGTTCCTCCACCTCTTGCCGCGCGTTGCGTTTCTCAAGGCCTCCGCCGACGAGGCCTCGTTCATCGACGTGGAGGAGGCGAGAAGGTGCTGCTGCGTTGTCGTCACGCACGGGAAGGATGGGTGCGAGGTTTTTTCTGAAAAAGATGCGATTCGGGCCGCGCCGTTCAAGGCTTATCAGGTTGATCCCACCGGCGCCGGCGATTGTTTTCTCGGTGGCTTTGCTGCTGGGATTGTGAGGGGATTGAGCGTGCCTGATGCCGCCCTGTTGGGGAACTTCTTTGGGTCTTTGGCCGTGGCCCAAGTGGGACCCCTTAAGCTTGACTCCACCTTGGTACAG ATGATTAAGGATGAGATGCAAAAAAGGAAGGTGCAGGATATTCCCTGCTTAGAAAGTAGAGATGCTTGGAAGGAGCATGAGCAAGACCAGTTCCATGCATCTCTTGTTGCTGTCAAAGACATAATTATGTGTCAGAGTGAAGAATCTGGACAAGTTCTACTAACCTCTCATAAAGTGTTGGAGCAAACTAATGTGAAGGCTGTTGATGGAAAACCTTAA
- the LOC114194420 gene encoding inositol 3-kinase isoform X2, with protein MVTDSKATPRRGLLVGNYCHDVLHRDGRVSAETLGGAASFISVILDALSLPFHTVSKVGPEFAYAAATSLHPPLTIPTSRTTLFHAHFGSGNPDRLLNRVISCDPIRPDDLPVQIRFAFGLAVGVGGEILPETLEKMLEICDIVFVDIQGLIRRFGPSDGRVSHVTLSESGFLHLLPRVAFLKASADEASFIDVEEARRCCCVVVTHGKDGCEVFSEKDAIRAAPFKAYQVDPTGAGDCFLGGFAAGIVRGLSVPDAALLGNFFGSLAVAQVGPLKLDSTLVQLKAQPCKATFKEMNIDLKGQSVGF; from the exons ATGGTCACGGACTCCAAAGCCACTCCCCGCCGCGGCCTCCTCGTCGGCAACTACTGCCACGACGTCCTCCACCGCGACGGCCGCGTCTCCGCCGAGACCCTGGGCGGGGCTGCCTCCTTCATCTCCGTCATCCTCGACGCCCTCTCTCTCCCCTTCCACACCGTTTCAAAGGTGGGTCCGGAATTTGCCTACGCCGCCGCTACATCCTTGCACCCACCATTAACGATCCCCACATCGCGAACCACCCTCTTCCACGCCCACTTCGGTTCGGGAAACCCGGACCGTCTCCTGAACCGCGTAATTTCCTGCGACCCCATCCGACCGGACGACCTCCCGGTCCAGATCCGGTTCGCGTTCGGCCTGGCAGTCGGGGTCGGCGGGGAGATTCTGCCGGAGACTCTTGAGAAGATGCTCGAGATCTGCGACATCGTGTTCGTCGACATTCAGGGTTTGATTCGCAGGTTCGGTCCCTCCGACGGTCGCGTTAGCCACGTGACGCTCAGCGAGAGCGGGTTCCTCCACCTCTTGCCGCGCGTTGCGTTTCTCAAGGCCTCCGCCGACGAGGCCTCGTTCATCGACGTGGAGGAGGCGAGAAGGTGCTGCTGCGTTGTCGTCACGCACGGGAAGGATGGGTGCGAGGTTTTTTCTGAAAAAGATGCGATTCGGGCCGCGCCGTTCAAGGCTTATCAGGTTGATCCCACCGGCGCCGGCGATTGTTTTCTCGGTGGCTTTGCTGCTGGGATTGTGAGGGGATTGAGCGTGCCTGATGCCGCCCTGTTGGGGAACTTCTTTGGGTCTTTGGCCGTGGCCCAAGTGGGACCCCTTAAGCTTGACTCCACCTTGGTACAG TTGAAGGCACAACCTTGCAAGGCAACTTTCAAGGAGATGAACATAGATTTGAAAGGTCAGAGTGTGGGTTTCTGA
- the LOC114193212 gene encoding elongator complex protein 5 isoform X1 yields MADSICRTLRDGALEGELAPTLTIKDSLASPFGFHVFSHILLQLSSHVIAKKSQSQGIVIVALSRSPSSYAALLNMNGVDVASSNKWIHILDCYTDPLGWKDKTRKSVNATDCSPQISVATSSFKTVKAVDKLFSVITELGRGLVGENKARFCVAIDSLSELLRHASLQSVAGLLSDLRSHDQISNIFGLLHSDLHEERAVAVLEYMSSMVASVDPYHHSADGQKGCLSDSFSQQNFTKGKFNVRSKRRNGRVRVTCEEFKVESGGIGFASVSSVDGTAVAGLLPKVQFNLQLSEKERVDRSNVVLPFEHQGNGKPIQIYDGRRSLEESNSEANPISSGKKEDSAMGEIIYFRDSDDEMPDSDEDPDDDLDI; encoded by the exons ATGGCAGATTCGATTTGTAGAACACTGAGGGATGGAGCGTTAGAGGGAGAGCTTGCACCCACACTCACAATCAAAGACTCTCTCGCTTCGCCTTTTGGCTTCCATGTATTCTCTCACATTCTCCTTCAACTCTCGTCACACGTCATCGCTAAAAAATCCCAGTCACA GGGCATAGTAATTGTTGCACTTTCTCGGAGTCCATCGTCTTACGCTGCTTTGTTAAATATGAATGGAGTGGATGTTGCTTCTTCTAACAAATG GATTCACATTTTGGATTGTTATACAGACCCTCTTGGTTGGAAGGATAAGACAAGGAAATCTGTAAATGCTACAGATTGTTCTCCCCAAATTTCGGTTGCTACTAGTTCTTTTAAAACCGTGAAGGCTGTGGACAAGTTGTTTTCGGTAATCACTGAACTGGGTAGAG GATTGGTTGGAGAAAATAAAGCTCGCTTCTGTGTTGCCATAGATTCG TTAAGTGAACTGTTGAGGCATGCATCTTTGCAGTCAGTTGCAGGACTTCTTAGCGATCTGCGTAGCCATG ATCAAATTTCGAATATTTTTGGATTATTGCATTCTGACCTTCATGAGGAGAGGGCTGTGGCTGTTCTCGAGTACATGTCCTCCATGGTGGCCAGTGTGGACCCATATCATCATTCTGCAGATGGTCAGAAAGGATGTTTAAGCGATTCCTTTTCTCAGCAAAACTTTACCAAGGGAAAGTTTAATGTCAGGTCCAAACGTAGAAATGGACGAGTTAGAGTAACG TGTGAAGAATTTAAAGTTGAGTCTGGAGGAATCGGCTTTGCGTCTGTTTCATCAGTAGATGGAACTGCCGTCGCAGGCCTACTGCCAAAG GTACAATTCAATCTCCAGCTGTCAGAGAAGGAGCGAGTTGATAGGTCAAATGTTGTGCTTCCTTTTGAACACCAGG GAAACGGTAAACCAATACAAATTTATGATGGTAGAAGATCCCTTGAAGAGAGCAACAGTGAGGCAAATCCCATTTCAAGTGGTAAAAAGGAGGATTCTGCCATGGGTGAGATTATATATTTTCGTGATTCAGATGACGAGATGCCAGATTCTGATGAGGACCCGGATGATGACCTAGATATATAA
- the LOC114193212 gene encoding elongator complex protein 5 isoform X2 — translation MGIVIVALSRSPSSYAALLNMNGVDVASSNKWIHILDCYTDPLGWKDKTRKSVNATDCSPQISVATSSFKTVKAVDKLFSVITELGRGLVGENKARFCVAIDSLSELLRHASLQSVAGLLSDLRSHDQISNIFGLLHSDLHEERAVAVLEYMSSMVASVDPYHHSADGQKGCLSDSFSQQNFTKGKFNVRSKRRNGRVRVTCEEFKVESGGIGFASVSSVDGTAVAGLLPKVQFNLQLSEKERVDRSNVVLPFEHQGNGKPIQIYDGRRSLEESNSEANPISSGKKEDSAMGEIIYFRDSDDEMPDSDEDPDDDLDI, via the exons AT GGGCATAGTAATTGTTGCACTTTCTCGGAGTCCATCGTCTTACGCTGCTTTGTTAAATATGAATGGAGTGGATGTTGCTTCTTCTAACAAATG GATTCACATTTTGGATTGTTATACAGACCCTCTTGGTTGGAAGGATAAGACAAGGAAATCTGTAAATGCTACAGATTGTTCTCCCCAAATTTCGGTTGCTACTAGTTCTTTTAAAACCGTGAAGGCTGTGGACAAGTTGTTTTCGGTAATCACTGAACTGGGTAGAG GATTGGTTGGAGAAAATAAAGCTCGCTTCTGTGTTGCCATAGATTCG TTAAGTGAACTGTTGAGGCATGCATCTTTGCAGTCAGTTGCAGGACTTCTTAGCGATCTGCGTAGCCATG ATCAAATTTCGAATATTTTTGGATTATTGCATTCTGACCTTCATGAGGAGAGGGCTGTGGCTGTTCTCGAGTACATGTCCTCCATGGTGGCCAGTGTGGACCCATATCATCATTCTGCAGATGGTCAGAAAGGATGTTTAAGCGATTCCTTTTCTCAGCAAAACTTTACCAAGGGAAAGTTTAATGTCAGGTCCAAACGTAGAAATGGACGAGTTAGAGTAACG TGTGAAGAATTTAAAGTTGAGTCTGGAGGAATCGGCTTTGCGTCTGTTTCATCAGTAGATGGAACTGCCGTCGCAGGCCTACTGCCAAAG GTACAATTCAATCTCCAGCTGTCAGAGAAGGAGCGAGTTGATAGGTCAAATGTTGTGCTTCCTTTTGAACACCAGG GAAACGGTAAACCAATACAAATTTATGATGGTAGAAGATCCCTTGAAGAGAGCAACAGTGAGGCAAATCCCATTTCAAGTGGTAAAAAGGAGGATTCTGCCATGGGTGAGATTATATATTTTCGTGATTCAGATGACGAGATGCCAGATTCTGATGAGGACCCGGATGATGACCTAGATATATAA
- the LOC114193255 gene encoding protein ELF4-LIKE 1-like: protein MDETAETTKPDWLNNRAKVAGERTDDFGDEDEDEECDGDDEAWNMLTRSFRQAQTVLDENRALIKEVNSNHESKIPDNMVKNVSLMTQIHGNISKVRSIYSDLSVNFSNIVRQRRVAAVNHSNRDGDREEDGDEAENSEDDSAEHVTEKSEMLDGSMDRIELHPPA from the exons ATGGACGAAACCGCCGAGACGACGAAGCCTGATTGGCTCAACAACCGAGCGAAGGTTGCCGGAGAGAGAACCGATGACTTCGGCGACGAGGATGAGGACGAGGAATGCGACGGCGATGACGAGGCTTGGAACATGCTCACTCGGAGCTTCCGGCAGGCGCAGACGGTGCTGGACGAAAACCGTGCGTTGATCAAGGAGGTGAACAGCAACCACGAGTCGAAGATTCCTGACAACATGGTGAAGAATGTTAGCCTCATGACTCAGATCCACGGCAACATCTCCAAGGTTCGCTCTATCTACTCCGATTTATCTGTGAATTTCTCCAACATTGTTCGACAGCGCCGCGTCGCCGCCGTGAACCACAGCAATCGAGATGGCGACCGCGAAGAGGATGGAGATGAGGCGGAGAACTCGGAGGATGATTCAGCGGAGCACGTGACAGAGAAATCGGA GATGCTTGATGGATCAATGGATAGAATAGAACTTCATCCACCCGCATAA